The following coding sequences lie in one Metallumcola ferriviriculae genomic window:
- a CDS encoding ACT domain-containing protein has product MGKDNRIIVTVVGTDRTGIIAGVTTVLAEANANILDISQTVLQEFLTMILVVDLDNCNLDFEELKQKLTEVGDRIGVQITAQHESVFKYMHRI; this is encoded by the coding sequence ATGGGTAAAGATAATAGAATTATTGTGACTGTAGTCGGGACAGATAGAACCGGTATCATAGCCGGAGTAACCACTGTACTGGCCGAGGCAAATGCAAATATTCTAGATATTAGCCAAACGGTTCTGCAGGAATTTCTAACGATGATACTAGTAGTGGACCTTGATAACTGCAATCTTGATTTCGAGGAACTTAAGCAAAAACTCACTGAAGTCGGTGACCGTATCGGAGTTCAGATTACAGCCCAGCATGAATCGGTATTTAAATATATGCATCGGATTTAG